A genomic segment from Malus domestica chromosome 05, GDT2T_hap1 encodes:
- the LOC103402171 gene encoding protein MITOFERRINLIKE 1, chloroplastic-like codes for MEGRLSASLGLPAPNQNHHSKSPNDFQNLFTHFITPNSQTTLTLTPTENHIPFFASTSSTPNWASITRPSTRPKTQVLLKNLTVFERALIGAGGGGIAGAFTYFCLHPLDTIKTKLQTKGASDIYASTFDAVLKTFQTKGISGFYSGISAVIVGSTASSAVYFGTCELGKSVLSKLPNYPPVLIPPTAGAMGNIVSSAIMVPKELITQRMQAGAKGRSWQVLLKILENDGVLGLYAGYSATLLRNLPAGVLSYSSFEYLKSAVLSKTKQTNLEPIQSVVCGALAGAISASITTPLDVVKTRLMTGARQGGVSGTVKQIITEEGWVGFTRGVGPRVLHSACFSALGYFAFETARLAILNQYIRRKELQQMQESGVDVGVAST; via the coding sequence ATGGAGGGCAGACTCTCAGCCTCTCTGGGCCTCCCTGCACCCAATCAAAACCACCACTCTAAGTCCCCCAATGACTTCCAAAACCTCTTCACCCATTTCATCACTCCAAATTCCCAAACTACCCTCACCCTCACCCCTACAGAAAACCACATCCCATTCTTTGCCTCCACCTCCTCCACCCCCAATTGGGCCTCCATTACCCGACCCAGTACCCGCCCCAAGACCCAAGTCTTACTCAAGAATCTCACGGTCTTCGAGCGTGCCCTCATCGGCGCAGGCGGCGGTGGTATCGCCGGAGCCTTCACCTACTTCTGCCTCCACCCTCTGGACACCATCAAGACCAAGCTCCAGACCAAAGGCGCCTCAGACATTTACGCAAGCACCTTCGATGCAGTCCTCAAAACATTCCAGACCAAGGGCATTTCCGGGTTTTACAGTGGCATCTCCGCGGTCATCGTCGGCTCCACCGCCTCCTCCGCCGTCTACTTCGGCACCTGCGAACTGGGTAAGTCGGTTCTCTCCAAATTACCCAACTACCCTCCCGTCCTCATCCCTCCCACGGCCGGAGCCATGGGAAACATAGTCTCTTCGGCTATAATGGTGCCCAAGGAGCTCATCACGCAGCGGATGCAGGCCGGGGCCAAAGGGAGGTCGTGGCAGGTGCTGCTGAAGATCCTAGAAAACGACGGCGTTCTGGGTTTGTACGCAGGGTACTCTGCGACATTGCTGAGGAACTTGCCTGCGGGTGTGTTGAGCTATTCTTCGTTCGAGTACCTGAAATCGGCGGTTCTGAGCAAGACGAAGCAGACCAATTTGGAGCCGATTCAGAGCGTGGTGTGCGGGGCGTTGGCCGGAGCAATTTCGGCCTCCATTACGACGCCGCTGGATGTGGTGAAGACGAGGCTGATGACTGGTGCTAGGCAGGGTGGAGTTTCGGGGACGGTGAAGCAGATTATAACGGAGGAAGGGTGGGTGGGGTTCACTAGAGGAGTGGGGCCTAGAGTTCTTCACAGTGCTTGCTTTTCGGCTTTGGGTTACTTTGCTTTCGAGACTGCCAGGCTTGCCATTCTGAATCAGTATATTAGGAGGAAGGAGTTGCAGCAAATGCAAGAGTCAGGTGTCGATGTTGGTGTTGCTTCCACCTGA